gcttgtTGAACGGGTTCTCCGGCTTCGCCAGGTCCCGGGCGCTGCTCACCGCCGACGCCGCGTCCTGCAGGTTCGCGAACGACCGCGACTTGCCGGAGAAGAAGTTGGACAGGCCCCTCCTGCACCCATAAATCGTTCCATCCACCCGCGTCAGAGAACTGGTATGATCCAGCGAGGAAGAAGCCGCGTACacgctcgatcgatcgatgcgtGGCGTGGGAATGGGATGCTGGCTTACTTGATGGGGAGCGCGTCGTCGAGGCCGTCCATGCACGagagcgcgccgccggcgcccttcctactcgccgccgcggacgccgccgtggccccgctgtccgcctcctccccttcctcctcctcgtcctccgacGCCGCGCCAATGGACGACCTCTCCTCTtccgcggcctcctccaccgtctCCAGCACGAACagccccgcccggcgccccacGCAACCGCCGCCTTTGTcaccccgcgccgcctccaccaccacccccgcctCCTGGTCCTGGACCAcgtccttcctcttcctcgccccgccgccgccgcacagcTGCCCGTACGCCACCCCGGCTGCGCCGGGCCCCAcggccgcagcagccgccgccacaaCGGACATCGCgtccggccgccgtcgccgcctcaaACAACGGTGCTCTCATCAATGGCGCCCGCGCCGGCAGGTGGCTCAGACACCCATGGACGCAGATCAAGATTGCGTATTTATATATATCTTGCCCCGAGATAGAACGAtcagagaggaaggagggagagggagaaggagaggaggcgcGAGGTGCGGGGGTGTTTATAGATAGCTAGCTCTAGGCTGGGGAGCAAGAGACCGGCCGGCAGGAAGAAGAGGGTACGCGTGGAGGGGGAGACGTGGCCGAcgca
Above is a genomic segment from Setaria viridis chromosome 4, Setaria_viridis_v4.0, whole genome shotgun sequence containing:
- the LOC117852132 gene encoding uncharacterized protein; translated protein: MSVVAAAAAAVGPGAAGVAYGQLCGGGGARKRKDVVQDQEAGVVVEAARGDKGGGCVGRRAGLFVLETVEEAAEEERSSIGAASEDEEEEGEEADSGATAASAAASRKGAGGALSCMDGLDDALPIKRGLSNFFSGKSRSFANLQDAASAVSSARDLAKPENPFNKRRRVLRCCSIRRVASTSLTALPPFLPPSATGTDDGGAGSG